One window of the Phoenix dactylifera cultivar Barhee BC4 unplaced genomic scaffold, palm_55x_up_171113_PBpolish2nd_filt_p 002558F, whole genome shotgun sequence genome contains the following:
- the LOC120109702 gene encoding calmodulin-regulated spectrin-associated protein 1-like: MVTKSEVIYARFRKRAAELSGEPLEPKKKAKIAAPRVGPSEGARGGRSSDPGGSGSEVLVLACPAPISQVPGRPSTRPGGSASEPSSSRRPARPPSPVAARPGSPAPPEEEERGERTYTVEWRLSEGDSALENIETARQLFRVAILPADRAKIQAMSLNQFLDSARLSAVRHLLEVDTLITLGADYKERARRCMRAQEEAEKRARELGLQKEGLLLRVGAAEDEAKLLTMGLDEEKAAHSLARSELRASEARLAEARSLLAVREQAIREAELKVEELQAQLGVREEEAKKRALDAVRLFKESEEFQELLEEEAVNGLVQGFDDFRNQLHQLCPEFDLDLLQPGAGVEGLGTEPAEAAPEVPEEEAARESAPEIAPEGNEVGEPGATAERAEAEGAEVEPGEIPVEGAAQAAP; this comes from the exons atggtgacaaAGAGCGAGGTCATATATGCTCGGTTCCGCAAGAGGGCCGCCGAGCTCTCGGGGGAGCCGCTGGAGCCGAAGAAAAAGGCGAAGATCGCCGCTCCCCGAGTCGGCCCTTCCGAAGGCGCGAGGGGAGGTCGAAGCTCCGATCCCGGAGGCTCGGGGAGTGAGGTCTTGGTGCTGGCGTGCCCTGCGCCTATTTCACAAGTACCGGGCCGGCCTTCAACCCGGCCCGGGGGCTCGGCATCCGAGCCGAGCAGCAGCAGAAGGCCTGCGAGGCCGCCTTCCCCGGTGGCGGCGAGGCCCGGCTCTCCCGCCCCgccagaggaggaagaacgaggGGAGCGGACCTACACCGTCGAGTGGAGGCTATCCGAGGGCGACTCCGCCCTCGAAAACATCGAGACGGCGCGGCAACTCTTCCGTGTCGCAATCCTTCCCGCCGATAGGGCGAAGATTCAGGCCATGAGCCTGAATCAATTTCTGGATTCGGCCCGCCTCTCGGCCGTTCGG CATCTCCTCGAGGTCGACACTCTGATCACTCTGGGTGCCGATTACAAGGAACGGGCTCGCCGGTGCATGCGAGCCCAAGAAGAGGCCGAGAAGAGAGCACGAGAACTAGGGCTCCAGAAGGAGGGGCTTTTGCTTAGAGTAGGCGCTGCCGAGGATGAAGCCAAGCTCCTGACGATGGGGCTTGACGAGGAGAAGGCTGCCCATTCTTTGGCCAGGTCGGAGCTGCGGGCCTCCGAGGCTCGCCTGGCCGAGGCGCGGTCCTTGCTCGCCGTGCGTGAGCAAGCAATAAGAGAGGCGGAGCTCAAGGTCGAGGAGCTCCAGGCTCAGCTCGGAGTCCGAGAGGAGGAGGCCAAGAAGCGGGCCTTAGACGCTGTCCGGCTCTTCAAAGAGTCGGAGGAGTTCCAGGAGCTACTGGAGGAGGAAGCCGTCAACGGCCTTGTCCAAGGGTTCGACGACTTCCGCAACCAGCTGCACCAGCTCTGCCCCGAGTTCGATCTGGATCTGCTTCAGCCTGGAGCTGGAGTCGAGGGCCTCGGGACAGAGCCTGCCGAGGCGGCCCCGGAGGTCCCCGAAGAAGAGGCAGCTCGGGAATCCGCCCCCGAGATTGCGCCCGAAGGCAACGAGGTCGGTGAGCCCGGAGCTACCGCCGAGAGGGCCGAGGCCGAGGGCGCTGAAGTCGAGCCCGGGGAGATTCCGGTTGAAGGTGCCGCGCAAGCCGCGCCCTGA